A part of Podarcis muralis chromosome 13, rPodMur119.hap1.1, whole genome shotgun sequence genomic DNA contains:
- the LOC144324913 gene encoding vomeronasal type-2 receptor 26-like, with translation MICPEFHMNITNVVILFIVPKNYQHILALVFAVKEINENPKILPNITLGFHIYDSYFDERMTYWAALNLLSTLLPNYKCNIQKHLMAVIGGLDLDTSVYLANILGIYKIPQLTYGSFAPEHAGESQSTSFYKMVPNEAHQYTGIVELLLHFGWTWVGLLASGDSGEKFIQTLKPLLSQKGICLAFSETTLKTTYMAEYYDMYPHWIQIYQVIMESKAKVVVFYGETKYMLAMRDIVALGELENVTKTSVGKVWILTAQLDFKALTYQMNVDMQVFQGSLSFKVHSNVVQGFKAFLQAQNPFKANGNGFVKQFWAQVFLCLFPNSNTEEQASGTCTGEEKLEDLPSSAFVMSMAGHSYSLYNAVYAMAHALHAMFLSRTKYRAAVEGGMQEVWPWQLHPFLRTVSFNNSAGETVSFGESWEVEAGFDITNLVTFPNNSFVRVKVGRVDVEATPDQPFTLDDNRMVWHRSFHQVPPISVCNPNCPPGSRKEKKEGEPFCCYGCAPCPQGKISSQKDMVDCAACPKDHYPHRDQSQCIPKTISFLSFKEPLGMSLALFALFLSLLTLVVLVIFIKHQDTPIVRANNRDLTYTLLTFLLLCFLCPLIFLSPPERVSCLLRQMAFGLVFTVTVSCVLAKTITVVLAFVATKPGSRMRKWVGKRLAISIVFSCSLIQVGICTVWLGTSPPFPDSDMHSVMREIILGCNEGSFTLFYCLLGYMGFLAIVSFVVAFFARKLPESFNEAKFITFSMFLFCSVWISFVPVYLSTKGKYMVAVEIFSILASSAGILGSIFAPKCYIIVLRPDLNSKEQLIKRK, from the exons ATGATCTGTCCAGAATTCCACATGAATATTACCAACGTGGTCATCTTATT TATTGTGCCAAAGAACTACCAGCATATTCTGGCCTTGGTATTTGCTGTCAAGGAGATTAATGAGAACCCCAAGATCTTACCTAATATCACCTTaggattccacatctatgacagttaCTTCGATGAAAGGATGACCTACTGGGCTGCTCTGAACCTTCTCTCCACCCTTCTACCAAACTACAAGTGCAATATCCAGAAACACCTGATGGCAGTTATTGGGGGACTGGACTTGGACACCTCTGTCTACCTAGCAAACATCTTGGGCATCTACAAGATTCCCCAG CTCACTTATGGCTCCTTTGCCCCAGAGCATGCTGGTGAAAGCCAATCCACTTCCTTCTACAAGATGGTGCCCAATGAAGCCCATCAGTACACTGGGATTGTTGAGTTACTTTTGCACTTTGGCTGGACATGGGTTGGGTTGCTTGCTAGTGGAGACAGTGGAGAGAAGTTTATTCAGACCCTGAAACCTCTGCTCTCCCAGAAAGGCATTTGCTTGGCCTTCTCAGAGACAACCCTGAAAACCACATATATGGCTGAGTATTATGACATGTATCCCCACTGGATTCAAATTTATCAAGTTATTATGGAAAGTAAAGCCAAGGTGGTGGTTTTCTATGGAGAAACAAAGTACATGCTTGCCATGAGAGACATAGTAGCTCttggtgaattggaaaatgtgacCAAGACGTCTGTAGGCAAGGTGTGGATTCTGACGGCACAGCTGGATTTCAAAGCGTTGACCTATCAAATGAACGTGGATATGCAAGTCTTCCAGGGTTCCCTCTCCTTTAAAGTTCATTCAAATGTGGTACAAGGATTCAAAGCCTTTCTTCAGGCACAAAATCCTTTTAAGGCAAATGGAAATGGCTTTGTCAAGCAATTCTGGGCACAGGTATTTCTCTGTTTATTTCCAAACTCCAATACAGAGGAGCAGGCCAGTGGAACCTGTACTGGAGAGGAGAAGCTGGAAGATCTCCCTTCATCTGCATTTGTGATGAGCATggctggccacagctacagtctTTATAATGCTGTCTATGCAATGGCACATGCTTTACATGCCATGTTCTTGTCCAGAACCAAATACAGGGCAGCGGTGGAAGGAGGGATGCAGGAGGTTTggccttggcag CTGCATCCCTTCCTTAGGACTGTCTCCTTCAACAACTCTGCCGGAGAAACTGTATCTTTTGGTGAGAGCTGGGAAGTAGAAGCTGGCTTTGATATTACCAACCTGGTCACTTTCCCAAATAACTCCTTCGTGAGGGTCAAGGTTGGAAGGGTGGATGTGGAGGCTACACCTGACCAGCCATTCACCCTTGATGACAACAGAATGGTGTGGCACAGAAGCTTTCACCAG GTTCCACCTATTTCTGTATGTAACCCAAATTGCCCTCCTGGTtccaggaaggagaagaaggagggggagccattCTGCTGCTATGGTTGTGCTCCATGTCCTCAAGGCAAGATTTCGTCCCAGAAGG ACATGGTTGACTGTGCTGCATGCCCAAAGGACCACTATCCACACAGAGACCAATCGCAATGCATTCCAAAGACCATCAGCTTCCTGTCCTTTAAAGAGCCTCTGGGGATGAGCTTAGCATTGtttgctctttttctctctctcctcacactGGTGGTCCTAGTTATCTTCATTAAACATCAGGACACACCCATTGTCAGAGCAAACaatcgggacctcacctacactctcctcactttcctcctgctctgcttcctctgcccattgatcttcctcagccctccagaaagAGTGAGCTGCCTGCTCCGACAAATGGCTTTTGgccttgttttcacagtgaccgtTTCTTGTGTTCTGGCCAAAACGATCACGGTGGTTCTGGCCTttgtggccaccaaaccaggatcccgaatgaggaagtgggtggggaaaagactggcaaTCTCCATTGTGTTTTCTTGTTCCCTTATCCAAGTGGGCATTTGCACTGTGTGGTTAggaacctctcccccattccctgatTCTGACATGCACTCTGTGATGAGGGAAATCATTCTAGGCTGCAACGAAGGGTCATTCACCCTGTTTTACTGtctcctgggctacatgggcttttTGGCCATTGTCAGCTTTGTTGTGGCCTTTTTTGCCAGGAAACTGCCTGAgagcttcaatgaggccaaattcatcaccttcagcatgttcttgttttgtagtgtttggaTCTCCTTTGTTCCGgtctacctgagcaccaaggggaaatatatggtggctgtggagatcttctccatcttggcctccagtgctgggataCTGGGCTCCATCTTTGCtcccaaatgctacatcattgtgttgaggcctgatctgaacagcaAGGAGCAGTTAATAAagaggaaataa